The following proteins are encoded in a genomic region of Pyrus communis chromosome 11, drPyrComm1.1, whole genome shotgun sequence:
- the LOC137709454 gene encoding uncharacterized protein produces MHPLLTLHKHPMCAQIIEEFQKCHVDHPIAKFFGECTDLKIQLDRCFRQEKAVKRKANFEQSKKLQERLQTLRKETAEISTESSVQA; encoded by the exons ATGCATCCTCTATTAACGTTACACAAGCACCCCATGTgtgctcaa ATCATCGAGGAGTTTCAGAAGTGTCATGTAGATCATCCTATTGCAAAATTCTTCGGTGAATGTACAGATCTCAAAATACAGCTCGACCGTTGTTTCCGACAGGAA AAAGCTGTGAAGAGGAAGGCAAACTTTGAACAGAGTAAAAAACTCCAGGAAAGGCTACAAACTTTGAGGAAGGAAACTGCCGAGATAAGCACTGAGAGTTCTGTGCAAGCTTAA
- the LOC137708047 gene encoding aspartic proteinase PCS1-like: protein MHLSPKTMFLNLLIFFFLVSPSLSVSIPKDQYKLQNNLKNDTSAFSLSFPLTTSPLSLSANPNTSKTFHASVVSNSKQNPRSRPTTTAATAGGATKKTPSYNYKLSFKYSMALIVSLPIGTPPQTQQMVLDTGSQLSWIQCHNTTPKPRPRPPPTASFDPSLSSTFSVLPCTHPICKPRVPDFTLPTSCDQNSLCHYSYFYADGTLAEGNLVREKFTLSRSVSTLPLTLGCAKDTSDTKGILGMNLGRLSFASQAKITKFSYCVPNRPAQTGSNMPTGSFYLGHNPNSAGFQYVDLLTFSQSQRMPNLDPLAYTVVMVGIRVGGKMLKIQPSVFRPDASGAGQTMIDSGSEFTYFVDEAYSKVREEIVRLAGPKLKKGYVYAGVSDMCFDGDGVEIGRLIGDMAFVFGKGAEIVTPKEQILADVGGGVRCVAIGQSNMLGAASNIIGNFHQRNQWVEFDLANRRVGFGRADCSRS, encoded by the coding sequence ATGCAtctctctcccaaaaccatGTTCTTAAAtcttctcatcttcttctttctcgTCTCTCCTTCTCTTTCGGTTTCGATTCCGAAAGATCAGTACAAGCTCCAAAACAATTTGAAGAACGACACTAGtgctttttctctctctttccctctcactACTtctccactttctctctctgcaAATCCAAACACGTCCAAAACTTTCCATGCCTCTGTCGTTTCAAACTCCAAGCAAAACCCTAGATCAAGACCTACTACTACTGCTGCTACTGCTGGTGGTGCTACAAAAAAAACACCGTCGTACAACTACAAGCTTTCGTTCAAGTATTCGATGGCTCTCATCGTTTCTCTCCCCATCGGAACTCCTCCGCAGACCCAACAGATGGTTTTGGACACCGGAAGCCAACTCTCGTGGATACAGTGCCACAACACGACCCCCAAACCACGCCCTCGACCTCCTCCCACGGCATCGTTtgacccttctctctcttccaccTTCTCTGTTTTGCCTTGCACTCACCCTATTTGCAAACCCCGGGTTCCCGATTTCACCCTCCCAACCTCATGTGACCAAAACAGCCTCTGCCACTACTCCTACTTCTATGCCGACGGAACTCTCGCTGAGGGCAATCTCGTCCGAGAAAAATTTACCCTTTCTCGTTCCGTAAGTACCCTTCCCTTGACTCTTGGTTGTGCCAAGGACACCAGTGACACCAAGGGTATTTTGGGTATGAATCTTGGAAGGCTATCATTTGCTTCCCAAGCTAAAATTACCAAGTTCTCCTATTGCGTACCCAACCGACCGGCTCAAACCGGGTCCAATATGCCGACCGGGAGTTTCTACTTGGGGCATAACCCGAACTCTGCGGGATTCCAATATGTTGACCTTTTGACCTTTAGTCAAAGTCAGCGCATGCCGAATTTGGACCCCCTTGCCTATACAGTTGTAATGGTGGGGATAAGAGTTGGAGGGAAAATGTTGAAAATTCAACCCTCTGTGTTCCGACCCGATGCGAGCGGGGCGGGTCAGACCATGATTGATTCAGGGTCCGAGTTCACTTATTTTGTGGACGAGGCGTATAGTAAGGTGAGGGAAGAGATTGTGAGATTGGCGGGACCAAAGTTAAAAAAGGGCTACGTGTACGCAGGTGTGTCCGACATGTGTTTTGATGGCGATGGTGTGGAGATCGGACGGTTGATAGGGGACATGGCGTTTGTGTTTGGTAAAGGTGCGGAGATTGTGACGCCGAAAGAACAAATTCTTGCCGATGTAGGGGGCGGAGTCCGGTGCGTGGCAATCGGACAGTCCAACATGCTTGGTGCCGCGAGCAATATAATCGGAAATTTTCATCAGAGGAATCAATGGGTTGAGTTTGATCTGGCAAATCGTAGAGTTGGGTTCGGTAGGGCCGATTGTAGTAGATCATGA